AGCACACCAGCTGATACCAAATTGTTCAAGGCGCCTTGGTTGTTAAAGCGGAAATAGCCGCTTAAGCGGTTCAGGTCTTTGTGGGTGAGCTGCGAAAAATCCACAGCAAGTTCGTAGCGGTCCTCAAGCTTGGTGAGTAAGGTTTTAGCGAATGCCGCTTGTTTTGGCGTCAGTGGTTTATCGTCTTTTGCCGCCTGAGGGGATGGGGGATCCGCAATTATCTGCCCGCCTGAAATCGTCTGCTGGATAGTCTCAGGATACCTACCTGCTTTTAGCCAAGCTACGTCATCTTGATTCAACGCAAACCATTCTCCCTCCAGACGCTTATTTTTGAAATGTTGGTGGAAGGCGGCTTTTGTCTGGTGGTGATCACCGGATTTGATCAAATGGATCAATTTGTTTTCGAAAGGCAATTTGACGACGAACAAGTTCATATAGCGCTCAACATGCTTGGTTTTGCCGATTTTAAAAGAGCCGTTCATCTGCTCTTGCACGAAATAGACATAGCCCGGTGCTTTTCCAGGAACATCGGGGGAGGTCATCACTTTTTGCAATTGTTCTTGGTTTGGTTCGTATAGATAAATTTTCGGGGACGATATTGTGGACGGTGCTTCGGTCGGCGATGCTAAAATTTTGTTTAAGAATGACTTTATCATAAAACAAGTAACCTCCTACTTTTTAAAAAATCTAATATTTACAATTATAACTTATATAGTCATATGTTACTATTTGAATATAGGAGATATGTTTGACTAAAAGGATTTCAGATAAGGGTGAAAAAATGGCAAATACAAATTTGTTAAACCTGATTGATTGTTTGACCAGATACACCAGCAAAGATAATCCAAAGACATTAAAAGAGATTCATGAATTTTTTTTAGAGGAATATGATTCTGGGGTTTCTATAAGTAATACTAGAAAGAGACTGGAGAGTTTGGTGCAAGAAGAATCTATTTTCACAGTAGTTAAAGATAAAAACGTTACTAATTATAAAGAGAATGTATATTATCTTTCAACGACCCTCTTTGAACTGTACGAGCTCCGTTATTTAATGGACGCTGTTTCGTCAGCAAGGTTCATATCTAAAGAAGAAACTAAAGGTTTAATTTATAAATTGAGAACTTTAACAGATGAAGAGACCTCGAAACGCTTATCAAATGAACTTATACCAAGTGATACAAAAGTAAACGCACCACAGTTTGCTGAATACATTCAAACAATTCATGAAGCGATTAAGGAGAAACGATGGCTAAGTTTTCGCTATGGTCGATTCGATGTTAATAAAGAATTTAAGCTGAGTAGAGAAGGCAATGAATACGAAGTGAAACCGTATGGTGTTGTTTGGAATCAGGAATATTACTATTTGATTGCTTTTGAAAAAAGTAAGCAGAGTATCATTCATTACCGAATAGATCGGATGCGTGACGTTCTAAAGTCAGAAAAGAAATGGGTAGATGAAAAAGGTTTTAAGCTTAAAGAGTACGTTTCCCAATTGTTTCATATGTATTCGGGTGAAAAGAGTAATATTGCGGTTGAGTTTGATAATCATTTAATCAATGTAGTAATCGATCGTTTCGGGCTAAACGCCTCTATTAAGCCAATGGATGACAAAAAATTCTTGCTTGAATTTGAAGGTATTGTAAGCCAAGGTCTTGTCCGCTGGCTATTAACTTGGGGAGCCGATGCGAAGGCAATCCATCCTGAGAAATTAGTTGACGATATGAAGAAAGAAGTTGCACGCTACGACGGATTGTACTCCTAATAAATCACGTTTCCCAAAAATGGGGAACGAGAGTTATTTTCAGCTGCTACACTCAAAATAACTAAACATAAGGAGTGAGTCTATGATGTTAATACCAGCAGAGCAGTTAAGAAAGACTTTTCAAGTAGAAGCGAAATTTTATTATGCACAAGTCAATGAAGAACGTTTCTTAATGCGACAGCAAGCAAGGATTTTTCGAAAAGGCATTAGTCAATCTACTACGGATGCAGTATTCGTAATGATTAACCCAGGTGGTTGTTTACCGGGAGAATCGATAGGAAACATAGAAATTGCAGAAGCAAAATTTATTTCAGCGAAGCCGGATCCTACACAATATCAATTAATGAATCTAATGGAGAGAAAAGGCTGGAATGTTATTACGCTCATTAACTTATCGGATATTTGTGAAGGGAATATGAAGAGTTTTATTAGTCGTGAAAAAGAGTTTCGTAAAGCAAATGTCGCCCACTCTCTATTCCAACAAGGAAATACGAAAGAACTTAAAGAAGTTCTAGCATCAGCAGATCATCTCATTTTTGCTTGGGGAGCATCTGACATTGCTAAAAAATTGGCTTGTCAATTTGGCCTTTTTCATGATGGGCAGCCCACAGATTCATATTTACATGCGAAAGCTCTAGTTCATGTAGAGAACAAGTATCCTCGCCATCCTAAACCAGCCACTATAGCGAACCGAATAATTTGGCTTAAAGAAATGGAGCCGCTGCTTTAAGGGAAGTGCGTCTGATTGATTAAAGGAGCTGATTGCCGTGTTAATAAAGGCCATTTTAATCTCGGTCGGGAAATGGATGGATAGACAATTGTCATCATCTCCTCCATCCGATACAATCGGCGATACAAAAATTATCGATGGCAAGGAATATTGGAATATGGGCGATTTGTATGATCAGGATAATTGGCGATATATTGGCCCAGCAACTTATGAGTATTTTATTAATCTTTACCAAGAGGATGCACGGGTATTTTATGCTCTCTCTTTAGAAGAGGATGTCGATGCCATCCACTCGGAAGGTTTTTATAACAAACGAGAAGCAGAAGAAAAGCTAATTCAGTATAAAGAAAAAAGAAATTCAAATATGCTAAAAAAATGACTGTTCCTTCACTAATATTAGACTTTGACCAATACGTATTTAAGCGGGGGTTAGAAGGTGAGATTCAAAATCAATAAAACTACAGGCTTTTCGCCAAAAATCGGCGAACTTGTCTCGATGCTCGACTATACGCGCACGGTGACGTTGACGGATGTAGAAGGCTTATCAATCGAACAGCTGGATTATTTAGCTGACGGGCACTCGAATTCGATCGGGGCGCTCTTAATGCATATGGCGGCGATTGAATTTGTCCACCAGATCATCGCGTTTGAAAATCGAGACCTAACAGAGCAAGAGTTGGAGCAATGGCTGGTGCCACTTGAGTTGGGGGACAAGGCGAGAAGCGAAATCCGTGGCCATTCGCTTGATTATTATCTGGATGAATTAAAGAAGGTCAGGGACCATACACTGTCGCTAATGGAAAGTGTCGACGATAGCTGGTTGTATGAAGAAGGGCAATATTATAATGGCATCACTTACAATAAGTATTATCTCTGGTTTCATGTCGTAGAAGATGAAACGAGCCACAGGGGACAGATCCGGATTCTCAAGCGCATGTTGGAGAAGTGAAAATAGGAGGAGAAAACCTGTCCGCGTTCCACCGCTTGACTTATTCCGCGGAGATGCTAAGATTTAAAGCAATTGCAAAAAGCAACGACGAATATGTTGAATGATGAAAGAGTAGGCTCATTGCGCGCAGCGGTAAGAGACTGGACGGTCGGTGGAAGTCCAGGCAGCAATCGGGGTGAATTACGCCATCTGCAGTTTCAACGGTCAATTGAGTGGATGTTCCGAAGCGGAAGATCAACTAGGGTGGTAACGCGGAGAAAACCTTCGTCCCTTTTTTAAGGGATGATAGGTTTTCTTTTTTTATTTTCACAATACAGGAGGAACTGGACATGTTTCATATTAAAGCGATTTTATCACCAGGCACAAAGGAAGCGGCGGCTTTGGTCGCGCTTATTGTTGCCATCATTAGTTTCAGCATTATCCGGTTCGAAGCGGCTCCGCACGTGCCGATCTTGATCTCGATCCTATTATTGATGTGCTACGGGCTGGTTAAAAAATTATCCTACCGTGAATTGGAGCGGGGGCTGATTGAAGGCGCTAGCGCGGGGATGGGCGCCGTTTTCTTATTCTTCTTCATCGGCATCCTCATCAGCAGCTGGATGATGAGCGGGACGATCCCGACTTTGATCTACGCCGGGTTTAGCTTGGTGACGCCCGTGTTTTTCTTTGCGGTCGTCTTTGTCGTCACAGCGATTATCGGGCTATCAATTGGCAGTTCTTTAACAACAGTGGCGACCGTGGGTGTGGCCTTGATCGGTATCGCTGGCGCACTGGATTTGTCACTCGCCATCACAGCAGGCGCAATCGTTTCCGGCGCCTTTTTCGGGGACAAGATGTCGCCGTTATCGGATACAACCAATTTGGCCGCCTCCATTGTAGGCGTGGATCTCTTTGAACACATTCGCAATATGGGCTGGACGACGATTCCTGCCTTTATCTTAACGCTGGTGTTCTTCGGGCTATTATCGCCATCTGTGAGCTTGGATCATACGGAAAACATCGCTTTGTTTAAGGAAGGCTTGCTTGAGACCGGCTTGATCCATTGGTACGCTTTAACACCGCTTGTCGTCTTAATCGTCTTGACGGTCTTCAAAGTGCCAGCGGTGTTGACCTTGGCCGCGAGTTCAGTGGTCGCTCTTGGCGTATCCCTATTCCATCAGAGCCTGCAAGTGTCATCGATGCTCGGCATCCTGTTTGGTGGCTACCAATCGTCGACTGGCATTGATGAAATTGATGCATTGCTGTCACGGGGCGGCATGGCAAGCATGTTCTTCACCATCGCCTTGGTCCTGCTCGCACTGAGCATGGGCGGTTTGTTATTCAAGCTTGGCATCATCCAAAACCTGCTTGCGAAAATCGAAAGTCTGCTGAAGAAAGTATCTTCTGTCATCGTCGCGTCTGCCTTGACGGCGATTGGCACGAATATCCTCGTCGGGGAACAATATTTATCGATCTTGCTGACGGGCCAGGCGTTTCAGGAGCCGTATAAGAAAGTCGGCTTGGCTGGAAAGAACCTGAGCCGCGTCATGGAAGATGCAGGGACAGTCGTCAATCCACTCGTGCCGTGGAGCGTCTGCGGGATTTTCATCGCCTCGGTTTTGGACGTTTCGACATTGGAATATTTGCCATTTGCGTTCTTCTGCTTGCTGTCGCCAATTTTGACAGTGTTGCTCGGAGTGAGCGGGAAAACTTTGACGTATATTGAGGAAAGTTCAGTGAAATGATTCGCTAGCAAAATATTCGCGACGATGAATAGAAAAAAGCGCAACCGATCCAATCGGCTGCGCTTTTTTTCGGTTGAATAGATAATGGAACAGACTTACTCCATCAATTCCGGATAAACGGTTTCTGCGACCAGCTGCACGGCTTCGCCGATGCGCGGCCCAGGGCGGGAAGTGATGTCGGAATCGATGAAATGGACTTCGCCGTTTTCGATTGCCTCAACAGCTGACCAGCTATCGCGCGCTTCAATGTCACCAACGGCATCTTCGACATATGACACGGTCGTCAAGATGGTTTCAGGGTCGCGGGTGATGACTTCTTCTTCAGAAATATTCGGCCAGCCTTCGAGATCTTCAAAGACATTGGTCACTTGAGCGTGGTCGAGAATTTCCTGCATGAACGTGGACTTGCCGGTTGTGTAAATTTCAGGAGACGGGCTAATCTCCACGTAAACTTCTTCTTGCTCTTCTACAGCTGCGAGGCGTTCCTGGACATCTTCGATTTGCGTCTGAATGCCTTCGATTACTTCAGCGCCTTTGTCTTCTTTAGCCAGGACAGAAGCGATTTGTTCGATATCGCCATATACTTCGTCAAATGAAGTCGCGGATTGAATGACGAATACCGGAATGTCTGCGTCTTCTAGTTGAGATAGGGCAGGCGGCGCTTCGCCGGTAGAGTAGGCCAAGACGACATCCGGGTCAAGCTGGATAATTTTTTCGGCATTGAATTCGACAGAATCACTGACACGTTCAATGTCTTGTGCCGCTTCCGGATAGTTGTCGAAGTCGGTCACGCCGACCAATTGATCTCCTGCACCTAGTGCAAAGACAATCTCGGTATTGCTTGGGATGAGGGAGACAATCGTTTCAGGCGCTTGCTCGAATTCGATGTCTTCGCCTCTATCATCGGTAACCGTGTACGGCGTGTCGCCTGAAGTTTCCGTTGCCGTTTCTTCCGGTGTTTCTTCTGTCGCAGGGGCTTCGGCCGAGTCATCTTGGCAAGCGCCAAGAGTTAAAGCGAGTGGAATGCTGAGTAAAAGAAATGATTTGATTTTCACGAGTGAGTCTCCTTTTTCTTCATGCGTTTTGTTGGATACGATTTACTGACGAACGGGATTTCATCGACGCCGTGCTGCTTATTGGCATAGACGGCCATCACGAAAAAGACATTGGCGAGCAGGTTGGTGTAGTCCATCAAATGCTCCGGCACTTCGCGTTCGAGCGTCACGTGGTGAAGGGCGCGGACGGATTTTTTCGCTTCGCTGCGGCAGACGTGAAGAATGCACGCACCGTGCGTTCCTTGCGGCAAGACAAACTGATCGATTTGTTCTTTCACTTCCGCCACGTAGCGATCATACAATTCGCTGAGCTCGGCGAGATCTTGTTCCGTGATGGCAAGTTTCCCGCGCACAGAGCCGTTTAAATGGTAGACCATCGGCTGCAAATAGCGCAGATCGTCAACGATGACAGGAATATCGTTCGTTGCGATGGCTTCGCCGATCCGCGTCGTCAAGGAATCGGTGCGAATCTCGAAGTCGACCGTCGAGGCGCTTTCCCGCATGAACGGGTAGCATAGGTAGCGCATGTCTTTTTTCATCTGTTCACCTCCTAAATAGAATCCGTAAATATCAGCAGACGTATCGCTTCTGAAAAGACATAAAAAAGCCACTCTCAACGAAGAGAGTGGCACGATTGCGAATATCGGGCATAAAGCCGTCCATAGGAAAAAGTTGCCGTAGATCCTCTTATCTTCCGAAGAGCAAAAATACGTTCAGAAAAAGGTAGGTCTCCTGGCTTGTGCATCGATTTACTCTAAGGCCTTCCCGGGTCTCCCCAGTGGCATCTCTTATTTCATACGCACTTACAGTTGCGGAAACAGCTCCGGATTTTCACCGGATTCCCTGTTACGCTGACGAATCAGCACCTTTTCCCTGCATGATTATTTACTTAGTTTCAGTGTAGCACTTTTGTTTTGGATTTAGGAGAGGAGAACCAAAATGTTTAGGGCTTTCAGTCGGTTATTTGGAAGAATTAGCGCAACGCTTAGGAGGAGCAGGAACAATAACCACCTAAGCCGTGTAGCGATAGCGTTTATCACGCATAAATACGAAGTTGACTTTTCATTGGTTGGATTTATAATTGACTGTGATAATCATTTTCAATTAAACAATTTACGAAGCAAATCTATAAAGCTGTTGTCGCTGTGAAACACTGCCGCGGCACTGTAAGTTCTCGTGTATGGAATCTGGTTGAAAAGCCATTCTTTCTGCAGAGACAACTGACAACCAGAATGGAAAGGGTGTAACAAATGAAGAATATTGAAAAATACAGAAATGCTTTCGTGGAGGCATTGGAAATAGATGAAGATGAAGTAGGGGAAGAGCTAGTATTGGGTGAGACGAGTGAATGGGATTCGCTTGGCCATATGATTCTCATCTCCACGATGGAAGAGGCCTTTGACGTCTCTTTGGATTCCGAATGGATGTCCGAATTCGATTCGTACCAGTCTGGACTCAAGTTATTGGACCGATTAGGAGTAGACTTCATCAATGAATAGTTTCAACCAATTGGAGGCGTTTGGAGACCGCACGGCCATATATGCGGAGCGGGAATACTCGTACGCTGCAATGGTCGAGATTGCTGATTCGATTAGCCGACAAGTTGGAGAGCGAACGCTCGTTTTTTGTTTATGTGCCAATAATAAAGAGTCAGTATTCGGCTATGTGGGCTTTCTTCGAGGCGGTATTGTGCCGGTGCTGTTGGATGCTTCGATTCAAGCAGACCGGCTTGACCGGCTGATTGAGCTGTATCAGCCTGCGTATATTTGGGCGAACCGTGAAAACGAAGACCTCGCAAAAACGATGAATCGGTCATTTGAGTTTGGGGAGTATTCTTTATTCGAATGCCCGGCCGTTCATCAACACGAGCTAGATGAACATCTTGCGCTCCTTTTAACAACCTCAGGAAGTACGGGCAGCCCCAAATTTGTCCGCTTAAGTTACGAAAACATTTTCAGTAATGCTGACTCAATTCGGGAGTACTTAGATATCCAAGAAGACGACAAACCGATCACCACGCTTCCGATGAATTATTCATACGGACTGTCGATCATCAATAGCCATCTCATCTGTGGCGCGGCGATCATTTTGACGGATGCCTCGATCTTGAAAAAAGAATTTTGGGATTTGTGCAAAGAGCGGCAAGCAACGACATTCGGGGGAGTTCCGTTCGTGTACGAGATGCTTGATAAGTTGAAGTTTGAACAGTTCGACCTCCCAAGCTTAAAAACACTGACGCAAGCCGGAGGGAAACTGAACGCCAAGCTCTCGTCTAAATTTGCGGAACTCTGCCAGCAAAAAGGAATTCGATTTGTCACGATGTACGGTCAAACCGAAGCGACAGCGCGGATGAGCTACTTGCCGCATGAAAAAAGCCTCGAGAAAGCCGGAAGCATCGGCATCGCGATCCCCGGCGGCAAATTGATGCTGCAAGATGGCAATGGTGAGCCGATCACGTCGCCACACGTAGTCGGGGAATTGATCTACCAAGGAGCCAATGTGTCTTTAGGCTATGCGGAATCCTCAGCCGACCTGTCGAGCAAAGACGACAATCACGGAACGCTGCATACAGGGGATCTGGCATACTTTGACGAGGACGGCTATTTCTTTATAACGGGACGCACGAAACGAATCCTTAAAATTGCCGGAAGCCGCATCAGTTTAGATGAAGTGGAAGGACTGTTGCATGAGCAAGGGCATGACTGTGTCTGCTCAGGAACAGATGATAAATTATTCATTTACACATTAAAGGAAGACCAAGTGCAAATTAAAAAAATAATTAAGGAAAAATTAAACTTAAAGGGCTTTAAAGTAATAAGCATTGAGGAATTCCCACGCAACGATTTCGGGAAAATCCTATATGCGGAGCTGCCTAGTGCATAGGCGGCAGGACCAGCTGCATCTGCAGTAGGACCTGGCTTCCTTCAGACAAAAGCATCCTTTAGTTGATTAATTATCAGGTGATCGAATGACGTTTATCTCAATTGAATTTCTACTATTTTTCGCCGTAATCGTTTTTGCGTATTACTCCATCCCACATCGCTGGCGATGGGTTCTTTTATTGGCTGCCAGTTATAGTTTCTATGCCAGCTTAAGCGGCTATTTTGTCTTCTTGCTGTTGACCAGTACAGCGTTTTCGTATGTGACCGGAATCCTGATTGAAAAACAGGAAACGAAAAAACAAAAGAAGAAAGTCATGCTCGTGGGCATTGGCGTCTTGTTGTTTTTTCTTGGCTGGTTTAAGTATTTTAACTTCGTCAACGATTCACTTCGCGCCATTTCAGCCTATTTGAATGTGGATTACACTATTCCTTATCAGGAAATTATCCTGCCGATCGCGATTTCTTTTTATACGTTCCAGGCAGTCAGTTACTTGGTGGACATTTACCGCGGCAAGCTAAAAGCGGAAATGCATTACGGCTATTTTTCCATCTATTTCGCCTTTTTCCCGCAATTGGTGGCGGGGCCGATCGAACGCGCGAAAAAGCTGCTTCCACAATTTAAAGCAGAACAAACCTTAAAATACGAAAACTTAAGTTATGGAATGAAGCGAATCGCCTGGGGATTTTTTAAGAAGACTTTGATTGCGGACCGGCTCGCGCCCATCGTAGCGAGTGTGTACGATAACCCGGATGCAACCGGGTCACAAATCGTCCTCGCAACCATTTTATTTTCGGTTCAACTTTACGCCGATTTTTCCGCACTTAGCGACATTGCAATTGGCTGCGCCAGAATGCTTGGAATTAAATTGACCGAAAACTTCAAGCAGCCGCATTTTGCCACATCGATCGGGGATTTCTGGAACCGTTGGCACATTACGTTTTCTACCTGGCTTAGAGATTATATCTTCGTGCCGTTATGTAAAGGGAAAAAGAAAAGAAGCGAAATTTACGTAGCCATCATCATCACGTTTTTAATCAGCGGCATTTGGCACGGAGCTGCTTGGAGTTTTGTGTTATGGGGGCTGATTCACGGGTTTTACCGCGTATTTGGCGACCATACGAAACAAGCTCGTGGGAAGATGGCATCATTTACCTACTTGGACCGAAATCCCACATTCCATAAATGGGTGAAAATCGCGATTACGTTCTTATTGGTTTGTTTTTCTAGAGTGTTCTTCCGGTCGGATTCAGTGACTGCCGCATTTACCAATGCACAGCTATTCTTAACGCCTAGCTCGTGGCGGCCGTCCGGAATCATAGAAGCGTTCGAGATATTTTCACTGCTCGATCTAGCCATCTTTGCGTTTTTCTTTGTCGTCATGCAGTTGTTCCACCATGTGGAAAGAAAGAATACCTCGACATGGAACTGGCTATCGCAACGCCCCGTATTCGCCCGTTACGCTGTATACGTATTAATCGTTGTATCCGTCTTGGTATTCGGTGCGACAGGTCAAGGGTTCGTATATGGTGGATTTTAACCGGAAAGGTGCCCGCGTAATCTAAGCGCGGGCTATCCAGTCAATTAAGGAAAAGAACTACAGCAACGAAAGGATTTGCCATGGGCCGTTTATTCATAAAATTAACCATTATCATCACTGTGGCTTTGCTATTGTTTATACCGATCAATAACTTTGTCAAGCAGTCACGGAGTTACAATATCAACGACGACATCTTGGCGTTTAAGAAAGACCCGCATCCGGTCGACATCATCAATCTTGGCGCATCCCATTCAATGTACGGCTATTATTTCAAACCGACTGGCCTGTCTCACTTGGATCTGGCGCTGCCTGCCCAGACGCTTCAATACGATTTTAAATTGCTGAAAGAGTACGGCGAGCATTTAAAGCCGAATGGGGTGGTCATCGTTTCAATCTCCCAACTGTCTTTCGTCAATAGTAAGGACATGGACGTCGGGCGCTATTATGAAATTTTAGACCACAGCGAAATTGAACCATTCAGTATGGTGGATTATTACCGGTATTTATACTTCCCGGGCACCAATAGCGAAATCTTCACTTCCGCCCTTTCAAGCAAATGGAAAGGCTTTACATGGACTTCCCATCAATCCTGGGCAAACGATGGCAAAAACTATGCGGAAAGAAAGACAGAGTTCATAGAAGAGCAGTATAGGGAAGCATCCGCCAACGATGAAATCGAGCAAAATGTAAAGCAATTTCAGGAGCTCTTGGAGTATTGCAAAGACCAAGGCTACCAAGTGGTGCTGACCATGGAGCCTGTCCACCAGACGTATCTAGACCATTTTGATGAACAAGCGATGGAGCGGTTAGTGTTCCAGTACTTAGACCCTCTGGACTTGGACGTGCCTTTCTTAAACTACATGGACGATTCCCGATTCTCAGACAACCAAGACTATTTTATCGACTCTGACCATTTAAACAGTGAAGGCAGAAAAAAATATTCATGGATCGTCTACGAAGAGCTCAAAAGTATGGGACATTTTGAGTAAGCTAAAACTCCTGACCACCAGAATTGGTGGTCAGGAGTTTTTTTGTGAGTTTTGCATTTGAATGAGGCGTGAATCGTATGAAGAAACAATAAGAAAAGCGTTCGTAAAACTAGTGGGAAGATAGCGGACGTTCGAAAAGTGAATGGGTGTGTTTACGAACGCTTTTTTAGTCGTTTTTAATGCTTTTCCGACCGTTCGTGAATGTGTACATTTACGAACGCTTTTATTTCGAATGAGTTTATTGAAACTATTTAATTGTAAGAATTTTTGTTAAAATTGAAGTAAGGAATTTTATGGTATTTTCAGTGAATGATTTTATAGCTAGTATTTTTATAGAACTAAGAGGGAGGGAAACCGATGCTTAAGTTTATAAAAAGAGTCTTGTTCACAAGATGGGTGTTGTATCATACAACGGCAAGTGTCGACCAACATTTTTCCGTGTTAGAAGAACTTAGAAGCCGTGAGATTGATTTTAAAACAAAGGGGTTAAATTTTGGTGGTGGATATGGAGGAGCGAGTGGATTTAGTACTGTTTATCATATATACACAAAAAAGTGAAAGGTAGTGAAAGAGGGAGAAGAGGTCGATTGAAACATACTTTCTCTCTCTTTTTTATGTGTAAAAGTGTACTTTTACGAACGGTTAGTAGTTATTGTTAACGAATATAAATGCCGAAATATATTGCTTGAAAATTAGGAATATATGTTAAAATCACTTAGCTATTGATATGGTTTTGTGAGTAGTTGGATATTAGAAAGAGGGGATTTGGTGAAAAGAAAGATTTTATTTTTTATCGGAATAGCTATTGTATTTATGAGTGGTTACGCAATACTTTCTAACGGGTTTTCCAATATCGATAGTATTGAAGTACAAAGTTTTGATAGAGAAACAAATGAGCTTATTGAAGAAAGAGTTATAACAGATAATCCTACAATAAAGAATTTCACGAGAATACTTAATAGAGCAGACCGAGATAATAATGCTGGTTATGAAATGTCGAGAAGAGAAGACTATAGAATTAGTATTTTATATGAAACCGGTGATATTGACGAATTTTTGGTATGGGATCAAGAAGGGGTGAATATATTTTTACCTAGAATAACTGCAAATGATGTTTTTAGAATAGAAAATAAACGGCATATAAAAGAATTACTCGAAATAATAGATTGAAAAATTTGGTTTACATATCATGAGGTTAGCGGAAGTTCAGTATAAACAAATAAAAACTTTGAAGTATTTAGGAATGACGGATGTTTTCTACATAACATCCGTCATTTTTTGATTACTTTTATAAAAAAAGTAAAGATTTCTTTACATTTAAGTTTTTAGCTTTTATAGTTTATGTAAAGATATATTTACATCCTGATTTCTAGAAAGTAGGGAAAGGCATGCCGGTTAAAAACAATATTCAAAAAATCCGCAAAGAGAGAGGGATTAAGCAAATTACGATGGCCGAAGATTTACAGGTCACAAGGCAGACGTTCACGGCAATCGAAAAAAATAAATACAACCCAAGTCTGGAATTGGCGTTAAAGATCATCAAATATTTTGACCTTCCGATCGAGGAAGTTTTTATTTTGGAAGAGGAGGAAGAGAAATGAAAAAGAAAAAATACGCACAATGGAATATTACAATCGCATCGACAGGCGGATTAATAGGTGTAATTATTGGAACGTTTATTTTCAGCGGAGTAGACTGGTCGGCCATTCTTGGTGGTATTACTGGTTTGTTTATCATTTTCCTGGGAAATCTTTTTTACGTAAGATCGAAAAAGGATAGAACTCCAGAAGTTGATGAGCGGACCTTGAATAATATGCGAAAGTATTACGCAATTATTG
This is a stretch of genomic DNA from Planococcus maritimus. It encodes these proteins:
- a CDS encoding helix-turn-helix transcriptional regulator — encoded protein: MPVKNNIQKIRKERGIKQITMAEDLQVTRQTFTAIEKNKYNPSLELALKIIKYFDLPIEEVFILEEEEEK
- a CDS encoding MBOAT family O-acyltransferase, producing the protein MTFISIEFLLFFAVIVFAYYSIPHRWRWVLLLAASYSFYASLSGYFVFLLLTSTAFSYVTGILIEKQETKKQKKKVMLVGIGVLLFFLGWFKYFNFVNDSLRAISAYLNVDYTIPYQEIILPIAISFYTFQAVSYLVDIYRGKLKAEMHYGYFSIYFAFFPQLVAGPIERAKKLLPQFKAEQTLKYENLSYGMKRIAWGFFKKTLIADRLAPIVASVYDNPDATGSQIVLATILFSVQLYADFSALSDIAIGCARMLGIKLTENFKQPHFATSIGDFWNRWHITFSTWLRDYIFVPLCKGKKKRSEIYVAIIITFLISGIWHGAAWSFVLWGLIHGFYRVFGDHTKQARGKMASFTYLDRNPTFHKWVKIAITFLLVCFSRVFFRSDSVTAAFTNAQLFLTPSSWRPSGIIEAFEIFSLLDLAIFAFFFVVMQLFHHVERKNTSTWNWLSQRPVFARYAVYVLIVVSVLVFGATGQGFVYGGF
- a CDS encoding AMP-binding protein produces the protein MNSFNQLEAFGDRTAIYAEREYSYAAMVEIADSISRQVGERTLVFCLCANNKESVFGYVGFLRGGIVPVLLDASIQADRLDRLIELYQPAYIWANRENEDLAKTMNRSFEFGEYSLFECPAVHQHELDEHLALLLTTSGSTGSPKFVRLSYENIFSNADSIREYLDIQEDDKPITTLPMNYSYGLSIINSHLICGAAIILTDASILKKEFWDLCKERQATTFGGVPFVYEMLDKLKFEQFDLPSLKTLTQAGGKLNAKLSSKFAELCQQKGIRFVTMYGQTEATARMSYLPHEKSLEKAGSIGIAIPGGKLMLQDGNGEPITSPHVVGELIYQGANVSLGYAESSADLSSKDDNHGTLHTGDLAYFDEDGYFFITGRTKRILKIAGSRISLDEVEGLLHEQGHDCVCSGTDDKLFIYTLKEDQVQIKKIIKEKLNLKGFKVISIEEFPRNDFGKILYAELPSA